The following coding sequences are from one Lolium rigidum isolate FL_2022 chromosome 6, APGP_CSIRO_Lrig_0.1, whole genome shotgun sequence window:
- the LOC124665290 gene encoding protein NSP-INTERACTING KINASE 3-like — translation METGVRMWRWRCCVVAAAVLCVILPPAAASLSPSGINYEVVALMAIKTELQDHYNVLDNWDINSVDPCSWRMVTCTSDGYVSALGLPSQRLSGKLSPGIGNLTRLQSVLLQNNAISGTIPATIGRLGMLKTLDMSDNHLTGSIPSSVGDLKNLNYLKLNNNSLSGALPDSLATIDGLALLDLSFNNLSGPLPKISARTFSIAGNTLICGVKSGDNCSSVSLDPLSYPPDDLKAQPQQGMARSHRIAIICGATVGSVAFAAIVVGMLLWWRHRRNQQIFFDVNDQYDPEVCLGHLKKYTFKELRASTNNFNSKNILGEGGYGIVYKGFLRDGSIVAVKRLKDYNAVGGEVQFQTEVEVISLAVHRNLLRLIGFCTTECERLLVYPYMPNGSVASQLREHINGRPALDWSRRKMIALGTARGLLYLHEQCDPKIIHRDVKASNVLLDEYFEAIVGDFGLAKLLDHQETHVTTAVRGTVGHIAPEYLSTGQSSDKTDVFGFGVLLVELITGQKALDFGRLANQKGGVLDLVKKLHQEKQLSMMVDKDLGSNYDRVELEEMVQVALLCTQYYPSHRPRMSEVIRMLEGDGLAEKWEASQNVDTPKSVSSELLPPKFMDFAADESSVGLEAMELSGPR, via the exons ATGGAGACGGGGGTGCggatgtggcggtggcggtgctgcgtggtggccgccgccgtgctctgcGTGAtcctgccgccggccgccgcgtcgCTCTCTCCCTCCGGCATCAACTACGAag TCGTGGCGCTCATGGCCATCAAGACGGAGCTGCAGGACCACTACAACGTGCTCGACAACTGGGACATCAACTCCGTCGACCCCTGCAGCTGGAGGATGGTCACCTGCACATCCGACGGCTACGTCTCTGCGCT TGGTCTGCCCAGCCAACGCCTCTCCGGTAAACTGTCGCCCGGCATCGGCAACCTCACAAGACTGCAATCTGT GCTGTTGCAGAACAACGCCATTTCTGGCACTATCCCTGCCACCATAGGCAGGCTGGGGATGCTGAAGACGCTTGACATGTCAGACAACCATCTCACTGGGAGCATCCCCAGTTCAGTTGGCGATCTCAAGAACCTCAACTACCT GAAACTGAACAACAACAGCTTATCTGGAGCTTTACCTGATTCACTAGCCACCATTGATGGTCTTGCTCTTCT GGATCTTTCATTTAACAATCTGAGCGGTCCGTTGCCAAAGATTTCTGCAAGAACTTTCAG CATTGCTGGAAATACACTGATTTGTGGCGTCAAGTCTGGAGACAATTGCTCGTCTGTGTCGCTGGATCCACTTTCGTATCCACCAGATGACCTTAAGG CTCAGCCACAACAAGGTATGGCAAGAAGTCACCGTATAGCTATCATCTGCGGAGCAACTGTGGGTTCTGTAGCATTTGCCGCTATCGTGGTCGGCATGCTTCTTTGGTGGCGGCATAGGCGTAATCAGCAGATCTTTTTTGATGTAAATG ATCAATATGACCCAGAAGTATGCTTGGGTCATCTAAAGAAGTACACCTTCAAGGAGCTTCGAGCCTCTACCAACAATTTCAACTCAAAAAACATTTTAGGTGAAGGTGGATATGGAATAGTATACAAGGGGTTTTTACGTGATGGTTCAATTGTTGCTGTTAAAAGATTGAAAGACTACAATGCTGTTGGTGGGGAAGTTCAATTCCAAACTGAAGTTGAAGTCATAAGCTTAGCTGTTCACCGGAATCTCCTACGGCTCATTGGATTTTGCACTACAGAGTGCGAGAGATTACTTGTTTATCCTTATATGCCAAATGGAAGTGTTGCTTCTCAGTTACGGG AACATATAAATGGCAGGCCAGCTCTAGATTGGTCAAGGAGAAAGATGATAGCACTGGGTACAGCACGAGGGCTGCTTTATTTGCACGAACAGTGTGATCCAAAGATTATCCATCGTGATGTAAAAGCCTCCAATGTGCTTCTTGATGAGTATTTTGAAGCGATTGTGGGAGATTTTGGATTGGCAAAACTTTTGGATCACCAAGAGACCCACGTTACAACAGCAGTGCGTGGGACTGTTGGACACATAGCTCCAGAGTATTTGTCAACTGGCCAGTCATCAGATAAGACAGATGTATTTGGGTTTGGAGTCTTGTTGGTTGAATTGATCACTGGCCAGAAGGCATTAGATTTTGGAAGACTAGCAAATCAGAAGGGTGGAGTTCTTGATTTG GTAAAGAAGCTCCATCAAGAAAAGCAGCTGAGCATGATGGTGGATAAAGATCTAGGCAGCAACTACGACAGGGTGGAGCTGGAGGAAATGGTGCAAGTGGCTCTGCTGTGCACGCAATACTACCCGTCCCACCGCCCCAGGATGTCGGAGGTGATTAGGATGCTGGAAGGAGATGGGCTGGCAGAGAAATGGGAGGCATCGCAGAACGTGGACACGCCAAAGTCTGTCTCGTCGGAGCTCCTGCCCCCGAAGTTCATGGATTTTGCGGCAGACGAGTCATCGGTCGGCCTGGAAGCCATGGAGCTCTCGGGACCAAGGTGA